ACTTGCTGGAAAAGTATGGATGTAAAATACAGATGGGCGGTAATGACCAACAGGGGAATATTGTGTCTGGCATAGATCTCATTCGCAAACGAAAGGGAGACCAGGCCTATGGATGGACAAACCCCCTTCTCCTCACTTCATCAGGAACGAAGTTTGGAAAAACAGAGGGGGGTGCAGTTTGGCTTGATCCTAAACGGACATCACCCTACCGTTTTTACCAGTTCTGGATCAACACAGAAGATGAAATGGTAGAAAAGCTTTTAAAATTTTTCACATTCCTTCCGCTGGAAGAAATTGAAGAAATTATGAGCAAGCATCTTGCGGCTCCAGAAAAGCGTGAAGCTCAAAAACGGTTGGCCTGGGAGGTTACTTCATTAGTGCACAGTCCTCATGCTGCAGATACAGTGGCGCGGGCTAGTGAAATTCTTTTTGGAGGAGAAATAACCCACGAAGATATGTCTGAAGAGATGATGGAAATGCTGGCAGAGGAAGTGCCCTATGGAACCATCAGCACAGCTCTGCCTCGTTCTCTTGTAGATGTTCTTGTATCTGTTGAAGCATGTAAAAGCAAAGGAGAAGCAAGGCGTCTCATCCGCGGCGGCGGAGTCTATGTAAATGGTGACAGGATAGAAGATGAGAACGGAACTATTGAAAAAACACTCCTTATCGGTGGCCGTCATCTCTTTGTGCGCCTTGGGAAAAAGAGATTTAATCTTATCGAGATAAAGGAATAATATCATTTTCCCCTGATTGGTCATTTAATGATCTGTTGCCGGTCAGTTCTCACGAGGCAACCTTGGATCTTTTTGAGGGGCTTCGTTATGAAGCTCCTTTTCGTTTCTTCTGCTTTCTGTTTTTTATGAGGACGGTGTATAAAGTGAGCGCTGGTTCTTTTTTATTACAAATTTTTCAAAAATTTGTGGCTCCTGGCTGGAGGGCATCTTTGAGTGCTGCTATTTTTGACAACCTCCTTTGTCTCATAGGCCCCAGAAAAAAAGTTGCCCTTGAAAACATGAAAAACACTGTTTTCCCGGATAGTGAGGAGTGGCGTCAAAAGACCCTTGCTGGTGTATATCGGCATATTGCCTGGATGTTGGCAGAATATCTGGTACTTGTGAAGGATCCTTCCTCGGTTCTCGACTGGGTTGTGGAAGTAGAAGGGGAACACATACTGGAACAGCTGGTGCAAGAAAAAAAGGGAGCAATCATACTTACGGGGCATCTTGGGAATTGGGAATTGCTGGCAGCATGGCTCTGTCAAAAAGGGTATCCCCTTTATGCTGTTGTACGGGATCCTGACGACAAAGATGTGGCGAAACTTATAGAATCTTACAGATGCCGCGTGGGCCTTCGCACCCTAAAGAAAAAATCTATTATGAAAGAATCTGTCCGGCTGGCTCAAAATGGAGCTTTTTTAGGACTGCTTTCAGATCAAGATGGCGGTCACACAGGGCTGCCGTCGCTTTTCCTTGGAAAAGAGTGCTCTACAGTCAATGGCCCAGCCGCTATTTCTCT
This region of Aminobacterium colombiense DSM 12261 genomic DNA includes:
- the tyrS gene encoding tyrosine--tRNA ligase, with the protein product MVNAFRALQERGLVEWCSHPEELDEFFEKEEMITAYIGFDPTADSLHVGHLIPIMTLSWLQRMGHRPICLAGGGTGMIGDPSGKSKERNLLSPEAVRENIRGVRNQLEHFMNFNCGKNSALIVNNYDWLKDISFLDFLREVGKFFTINYMVNKEHVKSRLNDPEKSISYTEFSYTLLQAYDFMHLLEKYGCKIQMGGNDQQGNIVSGIDLIRKRKGDQAYGWTNPLLLTSSGTKFGKTEGGAVWLDPKRTSPYRFYQFWINTEDEMVEKLLKFFTFLPLEEIEEIMSKHLAAPEKREAQKRLAWEVTSLVHSPHAADTVARASEILFGGEITHEDMSEEMMEMLAEEVPYGTISTALPRSLVDVLVSVEACKSKGEARRLIRGGGVYVNGDRIEDENGTIEKTLLIGGRHLFVRLGKKRFNLIEIKE
- a CDS encoding lysophospholipid acyltransferase family protein; the encoded protein is MSAAIFDNLLCLIGPRKKVALENMKNTVFPDSEEWRQKTLAGVYRHIAWMLAEYLVLVKDPSSVLDWVVEVEGEHILEQLVQEKKGAIILTGHLGNWELLAAWLCQKGYPLYAVVRDPDDKDVAKLIESYRCRVGLRTLKKKSIMKESVRLAQNGAFLGLLSDQDGGHTGLPSLFLGKECSTVNGPAAISLMAHVPIVPVISYRIAPFRHQIIISSPLTFSGVGKKKEQLEGMTRSVDMTLEKMVIRHPEQWLWLHRRWRSRFP